The Gemella haemolysans genome includes a region encoding these proteins:
- a CDS encoding glycogen/starch/alpha-glucan phosphorylase, translated as MKQQELEQRIEKYLKRQFGITIQSASKRQVYEALMSTVREKLSEKKFVYEQELKKTKQKRAYYMSMEFLVGRTLRNNLFNLGVEKEIKEYLAENNFDLDEIYDIEPDPGLGNGGLGRLASCYLDALTSSDYPVTGFSILYEYGIFKQVINNGWQQEFPDYWLDLGKYGLVYRNDEEIEVRFYGHVEEKMTENGFTVEHKDYTSIQAEPYDLLISGYKTKTVNTLRLWEAKAKTGFNMKLFERGEYSKSSEAEAIASSISKLLYPADSTNEGKELRIKQQYFFISASLQQLVKNHYNEFGTLENLSEHVALHINDTHPAMGVPELMRLLLDEYGYYWDKAWEITTKTFAYTNHTIMAEALEKWSVDLFKPLLPRIYSIIEEINKRFCQWVIDQGKDYTLEETAIIYDNQIRMANLSIVGSHNVNGVSKLHSDILVESTFRAFNELYPSKFGNVTNGIAHRRWLGQANPELASYLKELIGDDFVKDLSKISKLNDYKNDKKVVAKLQEIKKIKKEQLATYIQNTTGITVNPESIFDVQVKRLHEYKRQLLNALHIVYLYREIKYNGLRPVPRTFIFAAKASSGYQMAKNIIKFIHSISQMIECDELVREYIKVVFLPDYKVTLAEKIIPAADISEQISQAGKEASGTGNMKLMLNGALTLGTLDGANVEIHEAVGDDNIFIFGLETPEVDALYAHGYKPWEYYNNSVKIKETLDFIRTMTVGGMNFNFIVDYLLTQDNYMCLADFESYVAAQEKVAETYQDKEKWGQMSLVNTANAGIFSADRSVAEYAKDIWNIKKVK; from the coding sequence ATGAAACAACAAGAGTTAGAACAAAGAATAGAAAAGTATTTAAAACGACAATTTGGTATTACAATACAATCAGCTAGTAAACGTCAAGTTTATGAAGCATTAATGAGTACTGTTAGAGAAAAATTATCTGAGAAAAAATTTGTGTATGAACAAGAATTAAAGAAAACAAAGCAAAAACGTGCTTACTACATGTCAATGGAGTTTCTTGTAGGTAGAACTTTGAGAAACAATTTATTTAATCTTGGAGTAGAAAAAGAAATCAAAGAATACCTTGCAGAAAATAACTTCGATTTAGATGAAATTTATGATATTGAACCAGATCCAGGTTTAGGGAATGGTGGTCTTGGGCGTCTTGCTTCATGTTATTTAGATGCTTTAACAAGTAGTGATTATCCAGTAACAGGTTTTTCTATTCTTTATGAATACGGAATCTTCAAACAAGTGATTAACAATGGTTGGCAACAGGAGTTTCCAGATTATTGGTTAGACTTAGGGAAATACGGTTTAGTTTATAGAAATGACGAAGAAATTGAAGTTAGATTCTATGGTCACGTAGAAGAAAAAATGACTGAAAATGGATTTACTGTAGAACACAAAGATTATACTTCGATTCAAGCTGAACCATATGATTTATTAATTTCAGGATATAAAACAAAAACAGTAAATACCTTAAGATTATGGGAAGCAAAAGCAAAAACTGGATTTAATATGAAATTGTTTGAACGAGGGGAATATTCAAAATCTTCAGAAGCAGAAGCAATAGCTTCATCAATCTCTAAATTATTATATCCAGCAGACAGCACAAATGAAGGTAAAGAATTACGTATTAAACAACAATACTTCTTTATTAGTGCTTCATTGCAACAATTAGTGAAAAATCATTACAATGAATTTGGAACATTAGAAAACTTAAGTGAACATGTTGCATTACATATTAATGATACTCATCCAGCGATGGGAGTTCCGGAATTGATGAGATTATTATTAGATGAATACGGATATTATTGGGACAAAGCATGGGAAATTACCACTAAAACTTTTGCCTACACTAACCACACAATTATGGCAGAGGCATTAGAAAAATGGTCTGTAGATTTATTTAAACCATTATTACCACGTATTTACTCAATTATTGAGGAAATTAATAAACGTTTCTGTCAATGGGTAATAGATCAAGGCAAAGACTACACTTTAGAGGAAACTGCAATTATATATGATAATCAAATAAGAATGGCTAACTTATCAATAGTAGGAAGCCACAATGTTAATGGTGTATCAAAACTACATAGTGATATTCTTGTAGAATCTACATTTAGAGCATTTAACGAATTGTATCCATCTAAATTCGGAAATGTAACTAACGGTATAGCTCACCGTAGATGGTTAGGACAGGCAAACCCTGAACTAGCATCATATCTAAAAGAATTAATCGGTGATGATTTCGTTAAAGATTTATCTAAAATCAGTAAATTAAATGATTATAAAAATGACAAAAAAGTTGTTGCTAAACTTCAAGAAATTAAAAAAATTAAAAAAGAACAACTTGCTACTTACATTCAAAATACAACAGGTATAACTGTAAATCCAGAATCCATCTTTGATGTACAAGTTAAGAGACTACACGAATATAAACGTCAATTACTGAATGCATTACACATTGTATACTTATATAGAGAAATAAAATATAATGGATTACGTCCAGTACCAAGAACATTTATTTTTGCTGCAAAAGCATCATCGGGATACCAAATGGCTAAAAATATAATCAAATTTATCCACTCAATCTCTCAAATGATAGAATGCGATGAATTAGTGCGTGAATACATCAAAGTTGTATTCTTACCAGATTACAAAGTAACACTTGCAGAAAAAATTATTCCAGCGGCTGATATTAGTGAACAAATTTCACAAGCCGGAAAAGAAGCAAGTGGCACAGGTAATATGAAATTAATGCTAAATGGAGCTTTAACATTAGGAACACTTGATGGAGCTAATGTAGAGATTCATGAAGCGGTAGGAGATGATAATATCTTCATCTTCGGTTTAGAAACTCCAGAAGTTGATGCATTATATGCTCATGGATATAAACCTTGGGAATACTACAACAATTCAGTAAAAATTAAAGAAACATTAGATTTTATTAGAACTATGACTGTAGGAGGTATGAACTTCAACTTTATCGTAGACTACTTATTAACTCAAGATAACTATATGTGTCTAGCTGACTTTGAAAGTTATGTTGCAGCTCAAGAAAAAGTTGCCGAAACATATCAAGATAAAGAAAAATGGGGACAAATGAGTTTAGTAAATACAGCTAACGCTGGTATCTTCTCTGCAGATAGATCAGTAGCTGAATATGCTAAAGATATTTGGAACATAAAAAAAGTAAAATAG
- a CDS encoding TlyA family RNA methyltransferase has translation MAKERADVLCVSQGLFESREKAKRAIMAGIVYNDNIRIDKAGEKIESTAELRIKGKQMPYVSRGGLKLEKAINELNFDVKDKVMIDIGSSTGGFTDCALQNGAKFVYALDVGTNQLVWKLRNDERVKVMEQTNFRHSVKEDFDVYEIDIASIDVSFISLSLILPNLAEIIKDGGEVCVLVKPQFEAGKDKVGKGGIVRDIKVQLEVVEKVLLLANSVGFSMTNLSYSPITGGEGNIEFLMLLKYNADKEVENSKINIEHIVNNAHNHFK, from the coding sequence ATGGCAAAAGAAAGAGCAGATGTCCTTTGCGTAAGTCAAGGATTATTTGAATCAAGAGAAAAAGCAAAACGAGCTATAATGGCTGGTATAGTTTATAATGATAATATTAGAATTGATAAAGCAGGGGAAAAGATTGAATCAACTGCTGAACTTAGAATTAAAGGTAAACAGATGCCTTATGTAAGTCGTGGAGGACTTAAATTAGAAAAAGCAATTAATGAGTTAAACTTTGACGTTAAAGACAAAGTAATGATTGATATCGGTTCATCAACTGGAGGATTTACAGACTGTGCGTTACAAAATGGAGCAAAGTTCGTATATGCTTTAGACGTGGGTACTAATCAACTTGTGTGGAAACTACGTAATGATGAACGTGTAAAAGTAATGGAACAAACAAACTTCAGACATTCTGTTAAAGAAGATTTTGATGTTTATGAAATTGATATAGCTTCAATTGACGTTTCATTTATTTCGTTATCATTAATATTACCAAATCTTGCTGAAATAATAAAAGATGGTGGAGAAGTCTGCGTACTTGTAAAACCTCAATTTGAAGCTGGAAAAGATAAGGTAGGAAAAGGTGGAATCGTTCGAGACATAAAAGTTCAACTAGAAGTCGTAGAAAAAGTATTGCTACTAGCGAACAGTGTTGGATTCAGTATGACAAATCTATCTTATTCTCCAATAACAGGTGGAGAAGGGAATATCGAATTCTTAATGCTTCTTAAATACAATGCTGATAAAGAAGTGGAAAACAGTAAAATCAATATAGAGCATATTGTAAATAATGCTCATAATCACTTTAAATAG
- the recN gene encoding DNA repair protein RecN, translating to MLIQLNIKQFGIIEKATIELKNGLTVLSGETGAGKSMILAAISQLSGQRTSTSYIRYGEEKASVEGVFDFPKSKEVKEIFNELDLDLEDEVIVVRRDIYSSGKSVCRINGTIVNLSTLKKVAAHLLDIHEQHDNQVLLVEKNHLNLVDSFNREKIQPVYSKYKEKYKGYQVIKEKIDNLKQQESDVLQKVDFLKFQYKELSQMKLKKDEDLDLEKDIDYLENFEKVNTLAHSITDGIDGEYGVLSKLAEIRSNLGELTRYNSNFEEKYEEITNLYYILDDLKYEVSSYTDVIEYDEEKLDRLIYRLDKIKTLEKKYSKPLNDLIAFTETIKEELDELENYEENFENYLEEGKKIEEELTTLAEELSSIRKETALKLEKLIQDELKFLYMEKSTIKVDFKEKDFSSTGKDDVKILISANLGEPLKSLSKVASGGELSRVMLALKIIFSRSIEATSIIFDEIDTGVSGRVSQRMAEKMYQLGVGSQVLCISHLPQTTALADTNLLISKEIIDKRTLTVIRELSEEEKIAEVARMVSGDTMTKLSEEHSIEMLRLAEKTKAEIKEKLNK from the coding sequence ATGTTAATTCAGTTAAATATTAAGCAATTTGGAATAATTGAAAAAGCTACTATAGAACTTAAAAATGGTTTAACTGTCTTAAGTGGAGAAACTGGTGCAGGAAAATCAATGATTCTAGCGGCAATTTCGCAACTATCTGGTCAAAGAACATCAACGTCTTATATTCGTTACGGTGAAGAGAAGGCAAGTGTTGAAGGTGTATTTGATTTTCCAAAGAGTAAAGAAGTTAAAGAGATTTTTAATGAACTTGATTTAGACCTTGAAGATGAGGTTATTGTAGTTCGTCGTGATATTTATAGTAGTGGAAAGAGTGTTTGTAGAATTAATGGAACTATAGTTAATCTGTCTACATTAAAAAAAGTAGCCGCTCATTTATTAGATATTCATGAACAACACGATAATCAAGTATTATTAGTAGAAAAAAATCACCTAAACTTGGTAGATTCATTTAATAGAGAAAAAATTCAACCTGTATATTCAAAATACAAAGAAAAATATAAAGGATACCAAGTAATTAAGGAAAAAATTGATAACTTAAAACAACAAGAAAGTGATGTTCTTCAGAAAGTTGATTTCTTAAAATTCCAGTATAAAGAATTAAGTCAGATGAAACTTAAAAAAGATGAAGATTTAGATCTTGAAAAGGATATTGACTACTTAGAGAATTTTGAAAAAGTAAATACACTTGCTCATAGTATTACAGATGGTATAGATGGTGAGTATGGAGTATTATCAAAACTTGCAGAAATTAGATCTAATCTAGGGGAACTAACTAGGTATAATTCAAACTTTGAAGAAAAATATGAAGAAATTACAAATTTATATTACATTCTTGATGATTTAAAATATGAAGTTTCTAGTTATACTGATGTAATTGAATATGATGAAGAAAAATTAGATCGTTTAATTTATAGATTAGATAAAATAAAAACATTAGAGAAAAAATACTCTAAACCACTTAATGATCTAATTGCCTTTACTGAGACGATTAAAGAAGAATTAGATGAGTTAGAAAACTATGAAGAGAACTTCGAAAACTACTTAGAAGAAGGTAAGAAAATCGAAGAAGAACTGACGACTCTAGCTGAAGAGTTAAGTTCAATAAGAAAAGAGACAGCATTAAAACTTGAGAAACTTATTCAAGATGAGTTGAAATTTTTATACATGGAAAAAAGTACAATTAAAGTTGATTTTAAAGAAAAAGATTTTTCATCAACAGGAAAAGACGATGTTAAGATATTAATTAGTGCAAACCTTGGTGAACCGCTAAAATCATTATCTAAAGTTGCTTCAGGTGGAGAACTTTCAAGGGTAATGTTAGCTCTGAAAATAATTTTCTCAAGAAGTATAGAAGCTACTTCGATAATATTTGATGAAATTGATACTGGAGTAAGTGGAAGAGTATCACAAAGGATGGCTGAAAAAATGTATCAGCTTGGTGTAGGTTCGCAAGTACTTTGTATTTCGCACTTACCTCAAACTACAGCCTTAGCAGACACAAACCTACTAATCAGTAAAGAAATAATTGATAAGAGAACATTAACTGTAATTAGAGAACTATCAGAAGAAGAGAAGATTGCTGAAGTAGCAAGAATGGTGTCAGGAGACACTATGACAAAACTTTCTGAAGAACACTCTATTGAAATGTTAAGACTAGCAGAAAAAACTAAAGCAGAAATAAAAGAAAAACTAAACAAATAG
- the rsgA gene encoding ribosome small subunit-dependent GTPase A, producing the protein MTKEGKILKALSGFYYVDCNGEIVTCRARGNFRNENITPLVGDDVKIQMSDNNTGYVVEVLERKNELLRPKVANIDYSIIVVSVKDPEFSSKLLNKTICLNENSDVDIIIIFTKLDLLDDDELEKMKEIMNYYYEIGYQVFTNSEEDIDRLKEVISNKYVAISGQSGAGKSTFINKLAEHLDIETGEISKHLGRGRHTTRHTEFYQIDDFYIADTPGFSSLDITFIEKEDLQYLFREFHDYDCKFKPCNHMEEIQCGVKEAVESKQILESRYEDYKVLFIEKQNQKRKYIKER; encoded by the coding sequence ATGACAAAAGAAGGAAAAATTTTAAAAGCACTTAGTGGATTTTATTATGTGGATTGTAATGGAGAAATAGTTACGTGTCGCGCACGAGGGAATTTCAGAAATGAGAATATCACACCATTAGTAGGTGATGATGTAAAAATTCAAATGAGTGATAATAATACAGGATATGTAGTTGAAGTTTTAGAAAGAAAAAATGAATTACTAAGACCTAAGGTTGCGAATATAGATTATAGTATTATTGTAGTATCTGTTAAAGATCCTGAGTTTTCAAGTAAGCTACTAAATAAAACAATTTGCTTAAATGAAAATAGTGACGTAGATATTATTATCATTTTTACTAAGTTAGATTTATTAGATGATGATGAACTAGAAAAAATGAAAGAAATAATGAATTACTATTACGAAATAGGATATCAAGTGTTCACAAATTCTGAAGAAGATATCGATAGATTAAAAGAAGTTATTTCTAATAAGTACGTAGCGATTTCTGGACAATCAGGTGCAGGGAAATCTACGTTCATTAATAAACTAGCAGAGCACCTTGATATCGAAACAGGAGAAATTTCTAAACATTTAGGGCGTGGACGACACACGACTAGACATACGGAATTTTATCAAATTGATGATTTTTATATCGCAGATACACCAGGATTTTCTTCACTTGATATTACATTTATTGAAAAAGAAGATTTACAATACTTATTTAGAGAGTTTCATGACTATGATTGTAAATTCAAACCGTGTAATCACATGGAGGAAATTCAATGTGGTGTCAAAGAAGCGGTAGAAAGTAAACAAATACTAGAAAGCCGTTATGAAGACTATAAAGTTTTATTTATAGAAAAACAAAATCAAAAAAGAAAATATATAAAGGAGAGATAA
- the rpe gene encoding ribulose-phosphate 3-epimerase, translating to MKKILPSILSADFANLERDIKELENIGIDMFHIDVMDGNFVPNISFGFPIIEAIRPKTDKIFDCHLMIANPENYVEQFCKVGCDMVSFHIEATNHADRLIQVIKDNGKKAGVVLNPQTPLESIKYLLPKLDYVLIMTVNPGFGGQKFIPEMLEKIEELGKIRKEKNYNFLIEVDGGINVETSKACRDKGADLLVCGSFLFGASDKEKTLGELLK from the coding sequence ATGAAGAAAATTTTACCCTCAATATTATCAGCAGATTTTGCTAATTTAGAAAGAGATATTAAAGAATTAGAAAATATAGGAATTGATATGTTTCATATAGATGTAATGGATGGAAATTTCGTTCCTAACATTTCTTTTGGATTTCCAATAATTGAAGCAATCCGACCTAAGACAGATAAAATTTTTGATTGTCATTTAATGATTGCTAATCCAGAAAATTATGTAGAACAATTTTGTAAAGTTGGTTGCGATATGGTTTCTTTTCATATAGAAGCAACTAATCATGCAGATAGATTAATACAAGTAATCAAAGATAATGGAAAAAAAGCTGGTGTAGTATTAAATCCTCAAACACCACTTGAAAGTATTAAATACTTATTACCAAAATTAGATTATGTTCTAATTATGACTGTTAATCCAGGGTTTGGTGGTCAGAAGTTCATTCCAGAAATGCTTGAGAAAATAGAAGAATTAGGTAAGATAAGAAAAGAAAAAAATTATAACTTCTTAATAGAAGTAGATGGTGGAATAAATGTAGAAACATCGAAAGCTTGTAGAGATAAAGGTGCAGACTTATTAGTTTGTGGATCATTTTTATTCGGAGCAAGCGATAAAGAAAAAACATTAGGTGAGTTGTTAAAATAA